CTTCTTTTATACCTCTTCTCACTTCACTTCTCACTCTGTTTCTGTTCAAAATCAAACCTCTCGACCTCTAAACCCCTATACTCTACAAACTACCATCATAATGAAGCCCAAACAACCCTCACCATTTCCATcccctctctttctctttctcctcctcttcctttttctctttcccATTACATCCTCTATTTCTCCCACCGCCGCCCCAACCTCCTCACCGTCGCCGTCGTCCTCCTCGACCCTTGACCCGAAGCAACTAAGAGCCCTTCAATCTCTGAACATTCCCACTTCTAGAGACCCATGTTCTCCGTCTTCCCTTCACAATGCCACTCTCTGCGACTCCTCTGCCCCCTTCCGCCACCTTCTTTCCCTTCGCCTCGCCTACTGCTCCGACGACGTTGCTTTATCCTTCACTGCCCTCAAGTCCCTCTCCACTCTCCAATCTCTCCAGTTCCTCAACTGCCCCATTTCCCCCATTCGCTTCCCTTCCGATCTCGCCTCTTCCCTCCGCTCCTTCACTTGCATTCATAGTCTTCGAAAGCTTACTGGCGTCTGGCTCAGCCGCCTCCGGAACCTGACTGAGCTCACTGTCTCCGATGTCTCTATTACTGCCTCTGGCCCTTATGTCATTCTTGGCAATATGAAATCTCTCAGGTCTCTTACCATTTCTCATGCCAATCTCACGGGTTTTGTTCCTAAACATCTTCATCTCAACCTCACCCATGTCGATTTTTCCGGCAATAAGCTCAGGGGAAAAATACCCACCTCCATTACATTGCTTGAAAATCTTGAAACCTTGAATTTGTCGTTAAACTGGCTCAAAGGTGAAATCCCCACTTCAATTGGGGACTTGATTTCGCTGCGAAACTTGTCGTTAGCCTCTAATTCACTGTCCGGACCAATCCCGGAGTCTTTTTCAGCCATCCCAGGGCTAATGCATGTTGATCTGGGTTCCAACCAGTTGAACGGGACGATTCCTAGGTTCATTTCGGAGATGAAAAGCTTGAAGTACTTGAATCTAGAGAACAATATGTTTCATGGGGTAATTCCTTTCAAT
The nucleotide sequence above comes from Benincasa hispida cultivar B227 chromosome 3, ASM972705v1, whole genome shotgun sequence. Encoded proteins:
- the LOC120074121 gene encoding receptor-like protein 51; its protein translation is MKPKQPSPFPSPLFLFLLLFLFLFPITSSISPTAAPTSSPSPSSSSTLDPKQLRALQSLNIPTSRDPCSPSSLHNATLCDSSAPFRHLLSLRLAYCSDDVALSFTALKSLSTLQSLQFLNCPISPIRFPSDLASSLRSFTCIHSLRKLTGVWLSRLRNLTELTVSDVSITASGPYVILGNMKSLRSLTISHANLTGFVPKHLHLNLTHVDFSGNKLRGKIPTSITLLENLETLNLSLNWLKGEIPTSIGDLISLRNLSLASNSLSGPIPESFSAIPGLMHVDLGSNQLNGTIPRFISEMKSLKYLNLENNMFHGVIPFNESFIKRLEVFKIQGNNNLCYNHSILSSKLNLGIAPCDKHGMPIPPPPAKDADDGDSVSDDSGSDYDGSDENDVSHKEDNHHHGPNKVVLGVAIGLSSLVFLIVFSVLLSKCCR